One Novosphingobium sp. G106 DNA segment encodes these proteins:
- a CDS encoding PilZ domain-containing protein — MDGSENRQIARDSLFVMADLRLPDSAAEHRIKVRNLSAGGMMGEGTVRVSRGDLVEVNIRNIGWVEGSVAWVQDDRFGVAFQEEIDPKVARAPVAQAQTAGASPSPQHKYVPRDAKSLRKI; from the coding sequence ATGGACGGAAGTGAAAATAGGCAAATCGCGCGCGACAGCCTGTTCGTCATGGCCGACCTGCGCCTGCCCGATTCCGCCGCCGAGCATCGCATCAAGGTGCGCAACCTCTCCGCCGGCGGCATGATGGGCGAAGGTACGGTGCGCGTTTCGCGCGGCGACCTCGTCGAAGTGAACATCCGCAATATCGGCTGGGTCGAAGGCTCGGTAGCCTGGGTCCAGGACGATCGCTTCGGCGTCGCCTTCCAGGAAGAGATCGATCCCAAGGTGGCCCGCGCGCCGGTGGCGCAGGCACAGACGGCGGGTGCCAGCCCCTCGCCCCAGCATAAATACGTGCCCCGCGACGCTAAGTCGCTGCGCAAGATCTGA
- a CDS encoding ABC transporter substrate-binding protein, protein MRKARKSLAKRIKLLVALLAGLPLAACGSGKDALTVVTIGSPASPFEKTARLSPPARLIRAATVEGLVGFDEQGQIVPALADRWIVTDDGLSYIFRLRDGTWADGSPLTAQSLRTALRETMAGLRGMPLALDLSGITEIRVMTGRVIEIRLAAPMPNLLQLLAQPELGLAHEDLGTGPMRLRRDGDVALLTAIPPEGRGLPQVEGWSGKVRPLRLLALPAEQAVARFNSGEADVLLGGRIEDFPLAGSVGLIRGTIQLDPVMGLFGLAVSETDGFLAAPENREAVAMAIDRSALIDAFGVGGWTPTTRIVGAGVADDPGSIGERWPGLSIGERRAQATARVNRWRATQPGAPAPVELRLALPRGRGGDILFARLRADLAAVGIEAQQVGPDDEAELRLVDAVARYPRAAWFLNQLGCGARRGLCSEDADRLVAQAQRASDPAVGKNLLADAEAELTKANAFIPFGPPIRWSLVRGDVHGFAANRWNIHPLMPMAMLPK, encoded by the coding sequence ATGCGAAAGGCCCGGAAATCCCTCGCGAAACGCATCAAGCTGCTGGTCGCTTTGCTGGCTGGCCTGCCGCTTGCCGCCTGCGGTTCGGGCAAGGACGCGCTGACCGTCGTCACCATCGGCAGCCCCGCTTCGCCTTTCGAGAAAACCGCACGCCTTTCGCCGCCGGCCCGGTTGATCCGCGCCGCGACGGTCGAGGGCCTGGTCGGCTTCGACGAGCAGGGCCAGATCGTCCCGGCCCTGGCGGACCGCTGGATCGTCACCGACGACGGGCTGAGCTACATCTTCCGCTTGCGCGACGGCACTTGGGCCGACGGCAGCCCGCTGACCGCACAGAGCCTGCGCACCGCCCTGCGCGAGACGATGGCGGGGCTCCGCGGCATGCCCCTGGCGCTCGACCTCTCGGGCATCACCGAAATCCGCGTGATGACCGGACGCGTGATCGAGATCCGGCTGGCCGCGCCGATGCCCAACCTGCTGCAGCTGCTCGCCCAGCCCGAGCTCGGCCTAGCCCACGAGGATCTGGGCACCGGCCCGATGCGGCTGCGGCGCGACGGCGACGTCGCGCTGCTGACCGCGATTCCGCCGGAGGGTCGCGGGCTGCCCCAGGTCGAGGGCTGGAGCGGCAAGGTTCGCCCGCTGCGGCTGCTCGCGCTTCCCGCCGAACAGGCCGTGGCCAGGTTCAACAGCGGCGAGGCGGACGTCCTGCTGGGGGGCAGGATCGAAGACTTCCCCCTGGCAGGCTCGGTCGGGCTCATCCGCGGGACGATCCAGCTCGACCCGGTCATGGGCCTGTTCGGACTGGCCGTTTCGGAGACCGACGGCTTTCTTGCCGCGCCCGAAAATCGCGAGGCCGTGGCCATGGCGATCGACCGCAGCGCGCTGATCGACGCTTTCGGCGTCGGCGGCTGGACCCCGACCACGCGCATCGTCGGCGCCGGCGTGGCCGACGATCCAGGCTCCATCGGCGAACGCTGGCCCGGCCTGTCGATCGGCGAGCGCCGCGCCCAGGCCACCGCACGGGTCAACCGCTGGCGTGCCACCCAGCCGGGAGCGCCGGCACCGGTCGAACTGCGCCTGGCGCTGCCGCGTGGACGCGGCGGCGATATCCTGTTCGCGCGGCTGCGGGCCGATCTCGCAGCAGTCGGCATCGAGGCCCAGCAGGTCGGCCCCGACGACGAAGCCGAACTCCGCCTGGTCGACGCCGTCGCCCGTTATCCCCGCGCCGCCTGGTTCTTGAACCAGCTGGGTTGCGGTGCCAGGCGCGGCCTCTGCAGCGAGGATGCTGATCGCCTGGTCGCTCAGGCGCAGCGCGCGAGCGACCCCGCGGTCGGCAAAAATCTGCTCGCCGATGCCGAGGCAGAGCTGACCAAGGCGAACGCCTTCATCCCCTTCGGCCCGCCGATCCGCTGGTCGCTTGTACGCGGTGACGTCCACGGCTTCGCCGCCAACCGCTGGAACATTCATCCCTTGATGCCGATGGCTATGCTTCCCAAATGA
- a CDS encoding DUF4112 domain-containing protein encodes MAGTAQQTRRMAPELPLGRDAVAVRQRIEMAERLLERVFVIPGINRPIGLDVILDIVPVAGNAIGALMGMYLVWEARNLGMSKWQMTRMMGNVGIDAVIGAVPFVGAVADFFFRSNTRNLKIVRKHLDKHHPASRIIEA; translated from the coding sequence ATGGCCGGTACGGCACAGCAGACACGGCGCATGGCGCCGGAACTACCCCTCGGACGCGACGCAGTCGCCGTGCGGCAGCGCATAGAAATGGCCGAGCGGCTGCTCGAGCGGGTATTTGTCATCCCCGGTATCAACCGGCCGATCGGGCTCGACGTCATCCTCGATATCGTGCCCGTGGCTGGCAATGCGATCGGCGCGTTGATGGGCATGTACCTGGTCTGGGAAGCCCGCAACCTCGGCATGTCGAAGTGGCAGATGACGCGGATGATGGGGAACGTCGGGATCGACGCCGTCATCGGTGCGGTGCCCTTCGTCGGCGCCGTCGCGGACTTCTTCTTCCGGTCGAACACGCGCAACCTGAAGATCGTCCGCAAGCATCTCGACAAGCACCACCCGGCCTCGCGCATCATCGAGGCCTGA